Genomic DNA from Corallococcus silvisoli:
AGGCTCGATTTGCCGCCCCCCGACACGCCGGTGACGCAGACGAACTCTCCCTCCGAGAGGTCGACCGACAAATCCTTCAGGTTGTGGGTGCGGGCGCCGACGAGGTGGGTCTTGTGCATGCCGGCCGGAGGTTTAACGACCGGACACTCGCGAGCCAATCACAACGTGACGGACAACACCGCGTCGCCTGGGTGGGTTGGGTGGGGGGCGGGCGGGCTGATACAACGCGGTGCGGCCGAGGTCCCCGCGCTGGCCCGGCGGGAATGCCGGTCGCGGCATCACAAGCGGGGGTTGCCATGTCCGAGGACGACCAGGCACGCCATGCGCGGGCCCAAGAGGCCCTGCGGCGCGCGAGCGCCTCCCTGGTGTTGCTGGAGCTGGGCGGGCACACCGCCACGGGCTTCGTCATCTCCTCCCAGGGACACGTCGTCACCAGCCTCCACGCGGTGGCCAGCGCGCGCGCCATCACCGCGGTGCTACCAGACGGCCTGCGCTCCCCCGTGGTCCAGGTGGCGGCGGTGGACGAGCGCCGCGACCTGGCCGTCCTCTGCCTGTCCGTCCCGGACCTGGTGCCCGCGCTCGCACTGGGCGCGGACACGCTGCCCACCGAGGGAGAACCCCTGTACGTGCTCCACGCCCGCGGGGACCGCCCCCCCGAAGCGCGCGCCCTGGAGGTCCGCGCGGTGCAAGTGCTGGGGGAATGGCTCACCCTGCTGGAGCTGTCGCGCACCCTCCCCGAGGACGCGTCGGGCGCGCCCACGCTCGACACGCGAGGGCAGCTGGTGGGGCTCGCCACCGCCGCGCTCGCGAACGGACGCGCGCTGGGGCTGGTCATCCCGGTGCGCTACATCACGCCGCTCCTGAAGACGCCCGGCCCGCTGCGCCCCTTGTCCGCGCTGGACACGCCCCGGCAGCGCATCACCCGCGTGAGGAAGGTGCCCCAGCACCCCGTGGGCCTGCTGGACGGGTGCGCCTCGCCCGCGGTGGAGTCCGTGGCCGCGCTGCTGGGCCACGCCATCAACGTGGGCGCGCCCGCCTACAACCGGGGGGACGTGGAGGGCTGCTACCGGCTCTATGCCCACACCGCCGAACAGCTCATCGACGAGCGGGATGACTGCCCCGGCGTACAGCGCGCGTTGAGGGACGGGCTCCTGCGCTGCG
This window encodes:
- a CDS encoding S1 family peptidase, whose protein sequence is MSEDDQARHARAQEALRRASASLVLLELGGHTATGFVISSQGHVVTSLHAVASARAITAVLPDGLRSPVVQVAAVDERRDLAVLCLSVPDLVPALALGADTLPTEGEPLYVLHARGDRPPEARALEVRAVQVLGEWLTLLELSRTLPEDASGAPTLDTRGQLVGLATAALANGRALGLVIPVRYITPLLKTPGPLRPLSALDTPRQRITRVRKVPQHPVGLLDGCASPAVESVAALLGHAINVGAPAYNRGDVEGCYRLYAHTAEQLIDERDDCPGVQRALRDGLLRCEGLPDAEDRAWALRDTFDGLMDVIGRWRQARPTPPTPSGRRPPPKTYLN